In Vicia villosa cultivar HV-30 ecotype Madison, WI unplaced genomic scaffold, Vvil1.0 ctg.002828F_1_1, whole genome shotgun sequence, a single genomic region encodes these proteins:
- the LOC131639880 gene encoding uncharacterized protein LOC131639880: protein MMQQMMQQNQMMAQMMQGMQGQQPPTQAPVPKAAVGPDFRAFFRMDPPEFVGGLDSLLAHDWLAGMERVFQAIQCTEEEKYFPNSVRTQKEREFQNFKQGDMSVSEYAEKFEDLADYSRQAVYAPDELWKIDQFMMGLRADIAHSVSQREFTTYAECLRQCYVAKNSLKRVQEERNQNMANFREQGRSTQHLRPRNPPPKKKQVYGDQSTQLPQCRKCGRKHAGECKYVSVTCYRCGEQGHIAPQCPQRRIPEKTAGRVYTLDSRKAKGNNNLILLHYPLP from the exons ATGATGCAGCAGATGATGCAGCAGAACCAGATGATGgctcaaatgatgcaaggcatgcagggACAACAACCTCCTACTCAAGCTCCCGTTCCTAAAGCTGCTGTTGGACCAGATTTTCGTGCCTTCTTCAGGATGGATCCTCCAGAGTTTGTTGGCGGACTTGATTCACTCTTGGCTCATGATTGGTTAGCTGGTATGGAGAGGGTGTTTCAAGCTATTCAGTGTACTgaagaagagaag TATTTTCCTAATAGTGTGAGAACTCAGAAGGAGCGAGAATTCCAGAACTTCAAGCAAGGTGACATGTCTGTTTCAGAATATGCAGAGAAGTTCGAGGACTTGGCAGACTACTCCAGACAGGCTGTTTATGCTCcagatgaactatggaagatCGATCAGTTTatgatgggtttgagggccgacATTGCCCATAGTGTTTCCCAAAGAGAGTTCACCACTTATGCTGAATGTCTAAGACAATGCTATGTTGCTAAAAACAGTTTGAAGAGGGTTCAGgaagagaggaaccagaacaTGGCTAATTTCAGAGAGCAAGGAAGGTCTACTCAACACTTGAGGCCCCGTAATCctccaccaaagaagaagcaggtTTATGGTGATCAGTCGACTCAACTGCCACAGTGTCGCAAGTGTGGAAGAAAGCATGCGGGGGAGTGCAAGTATGTGTCTGTGACTTGCTATAGATGTGGCGAGCAAGGCCATATAGCTCCACAGTGTCCACAAAGGAGGATTCCTGAGAAGACTGCAGGTCGTGTTTACACTTTGGATTCGAGGAAGGCCAAGGGAAACAACAATCTCATT ttaCTCCATTACCCACTCCCATGA